One Glycine max cultivar Williams 82 chromosome 1, Glycine_max_v4.0, whole genome shotgun sequence genomic window, TGTCCAGCCAACCGTTCAAGCATCTGATCCATAAATGGAAGAGGGAAATGATCTTTCCTTGTTGCATCATTCAGCTTTCTATAATCAATGTACATGCGCCAGCCTGTGACTGTTCTTGTTGAGATAAGATTGTTCTTCTCATTTCTCACCACAGTCATTCCACCCTTCTTAGGAACCACATGCACTGGACTTATCCAAGCACTGTCAGAAATAGGATAAATTAGTTCTGCCTCTAACAACTTGAGAACTTCCTTGCGTACCTCTTCCTTCATCGAAGGATTGAGCCTTCGTTGTGGCTATCTTACTAGCTTGTACTCAGCTTCCATCATGATCTTGTGCATACAATATGAGGGCTTATTCCTTTGAGGTCTGATATATGTCATCCACTAACAACCCGATGTTTCTTCAGGACTTCCACCAATCGAGATTCCTCCTCATGAGACAGTGAGTTGCTGATCACTACTGGTTTTGCTTCATTGTCCTCCAAAAATACATACTTCAAATGCTCTGGAAGGACCTTCAAATCCACCTTAGCTTTCTCTGCAGGAGGATCTTTCTTTAGCTCTTCAAATGGACAATCCTCTGATGGGCTTACTTTTAAACCATCCAACTCTTCTAGACACTTTCTCatatctttctcttcctcttttgtGAGACAGTCAACGACATTTATTAGTGCTTTATCTAATGGGGATTGAGATGTCATACCTTGAACTACCATGGCAACTTCATGCTTAACTGCTTCCACTTTAAAACATGCCCTGTGGTCATTAGGATGCTTGATTGCATCGAATAGGTTAAAGGTAGCCTTCTGATCATTAACACTCATTTCTAGGTTACCATTGCCCATATCAACTACGCATTTGGCTGTCAACATGAAGGGACGACCTAAAATAAATGGAATGTCTGCATCCTCTTCAATGTCCATTATGACAAAATCTACAAGAAATGTGAATTGGCGGACTTTGACTAATACATCCTCCACCACGCCATAAGGTCGAGTGATTGAGCGGGCTGCAAGTTGAAGTGTCATTCTTGTGGGTGCAATTTCCAAATTCCTAATTCTTCTGCACATAAAAAGTGGCATCAAATTGATGATAGCTCCCAAATCAATCAGTGTTTTTTCCACTGACACCGCACCTATTGAACATGGAATAGTTACACTGCCTGGATCCTTGAACTTTGGTGGTAGAATTCTTTGAATAACAACACTGCAATTCCCTTCCACCACTATACTTTCATTGTTTATATATTTGCCCTTTTTGGTCAAGAGATCCTTCAAGAACTTAGTATAAAGTGGCATTTTCTACAAGGCTTCTCCAAAAGGGATTGTAATCTCCAACTTCTTGAAAACATCAAGGAAGCGAGTAATGTATTGCTCCTTGTCCTTCTTAGATGGCACCAAAGGGTATGGGACCTCCTTACCCAAGTTGGGGACTGCcttcctctttctttctttgaccAACTCACTTTTAGTCTTCCTTTCTCCAGTCTCTCTTTTCTCCACTTCTTCAATTtgactctttttattttttttcttcattttctatttcctcattctcacttatttctttttctctcatctgttctccttctccttctagTTTTTCCTCTGCTCCTAGCTCCCTTCACTGCTTTTACTTTCATCACCCACTAGTACTCTTCCTTTACTTCTAGTGATCATagccttacactcctcctttgGATTTTTCTCAGTATATGCTCCAAAACTTCCTAAGGAATTTTCTGCTAATTGTTTAACCAGTTGTCCCACTTGAATTTCCAGATTTTTGATTGCTGACTCTGTGCTCTTAGGATTGGACATTGAGACCTACATAAATTGAGTCAGTGTGTCTTTTAATTTGGTGGTCCGCTCATATAGATTAGGCCCTTGGTTGGGAGGTCGATTAGAAGGACCTCcttggtctttgttgaactggtTTCCAGGATGTGACCTCCAACCTTGACCTTGGTTATGAGAAAAGTTTCCTCCCTGCTGATATCCTGCAAAACCACCTGGATGAAATCCTTGCCTATTCTGATTTGCCATATAGTTAACTTCTTTGGATGCATCATCTTGAGTCATACAGCCaccagattcatgagctcctCCACATATACTGCAACCTCCAATTTGCATAACTGCTGAATGAGTAGGTTAAGCTGCTTGCAACTGTATTGGCAATTTGCTTAAAGTCTTTGTGAGTGATTCAAGCTATTTAGCGAACAGCTTATTCTACGCTAGCAAAGCATCCTGTGATGTGAGCTCCAATAAACTTATCTTTGTAGGAATGTGCGTTCTATCACGCAAGATAGCATGGTCACTGGCTGCAATGTTCTCAATCAGTTCCATTGCTTCCTCAGGAGTCTTCAATTTTATCTTCCCTCCAGCTAAAGCATCCAACAATTGCTTAGATTGGGGCTGCAGACCATCAATGAATATGTTAAGCTGAATAGGCTCAGTGAATCCATGAGTAGGAGTCTTCCAAAGCGAACCACAAAAGCGTTCCAAGGCTTCACTCAAGGATTCATCAGGGAACTAATGAAATGAGGAAATCACTGCCTTTCCTTCAGCTGTCTTTGATTCAGGAAAATACTTCTTCAAGAATTTCTCAACCACCTCTTCCCAAGTCTTCAAACTGTTTCCTTTAAATGACTGCAACCACCTCTTGGCTTCACTAGctagagaaaatgaaaatagattcAATCTAATGGCATCTTCTAGAACTCCTACTATCTTGACAGTGTTGCATATCTCAATGTACGTGGCTAAATGAGCATAGGGATCTTCATTTGGCAAACCATGAAAGAGATTTCCTTGAATGAGCTGAATTAAGGAATGCAGGTATGAAATGTTTGTTGCTTGAACTTCCAGCCGCGCTATACTAGTGAAAAACTGTGGCATAGTAGAGCTGGAATAATTTTCAAGAGTCACCCTTTGGGGTTGATCTTCTACCATTATGTTTGCTTTAGATGCACTAATGTTGGTTTCTCTCAACTCAATTGAGAATGATGttgaagaagattcagatgacAGAATTCTCTCGCCACTGAGGTTAGCTGTCCTATCTTGtagctctcttcttttctttgctACGTTGTTTCTTTTACAAGTAGCTTCAATCTCCAAGTCCAATGGAGCTAAGTCCCTTGCTAGAGTTTTACCTCGCATACAAGAAGCAAGCTACTATAGAGTAATTAACCAAGACAAGAgattaaatcaaattgaaaatagttgacagtataaaaataatcaatgaatAAAGAATATTTGTTTCCAAACTGTAACATAACaccaagtaaaaagaaattcCCCGACAACAGCGCCAAAAACTTTTTCATCCAATTTGCAAGTGTACTAATTTGCACAGGTAGTAATTAAAACGGTAAGTCCAAGTATCGTGTCCAGAGGGAATTTGTTATACTTAGATGTTGCATATTCAGTTTGTAAACATTTTCAATTGCAGTAAAATAAAGTAGAGGAACTCATTCATGtttcaaattctttaattaatttttcaagacTTAAAAACACATAACAAAGCAAACACAAAACTGTATAACAGAACAAATATCAAGATAAAATCGTTGGGGAATATTCTACTGAACTTTCTCTTGATGTAACTAAAtaagtttttctctatttaatattattctaatGTTCTCGCACCGTCAAATTGCTCTAACTGTAATTCCTCACATGAAAGAGCCTAATCCTCTTAGTTTTGTTCTTGATTACTCAACAAACTCATTCTAAGAGAGCTGCACTACGCACAAGATGCAACATATACTAGATCACTACACATTATTCCTAGAAATCCAGACTTCTAGCtgctctaccaagttctaaggacCTTAAGCATTTTCCTATACTCAAAACCTAACAAAGCAtataaatgggtgatcaagccacaaatatgtaaaataaacacagATAGAAGCAGAGAACACTagcaataacattaaatagatagttagacgTTTTACATCAAGAGTTCTCAGTAGAAAAATTCCCCAACAATGAAGTGTTTAGCCCTCCATTAGCAAGGAGGGCTTAATACAAGAGTTAAATTGATGAAGGAATGAAAGAAAATGGTAAAAGTGTGAAGAAAATGTCTTCTCTTTAGCCTTGGTgcattcttccttccttctctcGCTGCTTGTCTCTTCACTTCCCTTTCTTCTTAGTGTTTTAAAGACTTTTGGGCTTCTCACCTTACGAAGGCGTGCTCAAAGAGCATGTTTCGCTGAGCGAGAGTAAGTGGTTGTGCACTAAGTGAACTTGGACGCGCTAAGCACGAGAAGAGACAACATCCTCGTTGGGTGGGTTGGCTCaacattctctagggttttgtTCTCGTGTAGCGAGTCTGGCTCCCTCGCTATGCGGATGAGCCTTGCTTAGCCAATCTGGCTCACTGAGCAAGCCCTTCAACAGCATTTCAAAATCTTCTCTTCTTTAGCCTAAAAATCCAATTAAGTTCAACATTAGTCAACAAAAATGGAGTTTCCATTGTATAAACTcacaagaataaattatttacaaatctcGCAAAAGAAACCATAAATTAGAGGTATAATTgctatttttttctcctatttttaatgcatttaaGGCTCATGAATAGCAATTAAAatcttctaaacagtttgggccaaaattacaaaaaaaaataaaaaataaaaaatagaacatatttggcatgggccttcaaattaatctgggctttcagcaaaaattaatattcttagtagtgtctctgcctctaggacttcatccttctccacttgggccttcatcctttcCCACTTGAGCCTTGTTAAATATGTctgctaccatttgttggaggatATCCACTGACTGTTTAGTCCTACTCCTGGTCATAGGTCCCTGTATTTGGGTAGTCTTAGgattctcataaaaaaaattatgacaaaaaatagacaaatttttttgtaggaaCTAGATCTGAACTTTGCTAGTTTTATAATAACGAAATATATTGAGGAGAGATCAAATTGCACGGTGTAACTTTGACAACTATTACATTATCCTATAACTTTCAATTGAATAATGTTTTGTTAAAACTCACGTTGGATTGAAAGTTTATTTCACATAAATCACAtatgaaaattttcatattaatccaAAATCATTTGTTGCTTCATTCACAAAGATTAAAATCgacataatataaatttttcaaaatatattaaaatatggatCATTTGATTACCTtctcgttgttcaattttgacaaaatttgacaCAAATGATCTTGGTAATATCTAGATATAATTCAATggttgaattaataaaaatcacattctatatcaagttataaaaatgatataatagttGTCAAAGTTACACAAGTGTAATTTGATCTTCCcttatacatattttattttatctttttttttattaactatataTCTAACCAACATGGAACTAAAGTTTTTCTCAATACATTTCCTCACTCTCAATACCATTGGGATCGGTGTGTAAATAATATCTTAGATGACCTATTAAGGAGTCTAGGATAAGTTTtgatatcatattaaaatatgaatttttggTCTAACTTAActtcaaaaacttatttatacGATAAAGATGTAAGTATTATTCTTCAGTTATATACTTTATTTTGACACTATCATTAATGGATGAGACTTAAATTGACCAATCCAACCGTTGAGAAGCATTAGCAATTACAGATACCATTGGCTGAGTCTCTCCATCGGTAAGATAGGAACTCACGATCACTATGCCGCCCTTATAAACTGAGTCACCTAACACCACCACAAAGGTCAGGTCATAAATTCAGTCATGGTGGACCGTTTATTTTGATTGGACGAGAATACCTTTATCATTTTACTTTGTTGCgcatatatgtaaataaaaaaaacttaaatatatttcgTTCTTTATAATATAGGATGTCTTTTGCTTCAgtcttttaaagtttttttaatcttttaaagatttaaattttttgttttaatccttaTTATCAAATAACAATCTTGGACGAAGGACAAAGTTTAGCCAATAAATTTGAGGGAACCAAagtaaaaagtataaatttaaaGTTACATATAATTGTATTCCAtgtcttttcaaagaaaaaaaattactgtatcttgatttcaaatataaataattttaactactttttcgtatttaataaaattattttcaaattaaatatcctccattcaataatgaatttatatttgatatcaaattttaataaaaaataattttaaaaattatatatttttttattgagattcataaatttaatgaatttaactaatttttctattaatataaaattaatatttttgcttttaaataagacaggaaaaattattaatttgtactCATATATATACATGCCATTAGTACAAAATTAAGTATATAagataatatacatataaaaataccACTTTAactttatatatgtatataatataaatatatttttacctttttcacttaaaaaaaaattgggttattattttctatttgctAAGTGAATCTCGCTTCACTTTTACACAATTTGATGTACTTTTGCACAATTTGACTCATTAAATTGGACAAtcacatgttttttttcataaattataattttaaattttttattaactaatatattttgaacAGATAATgctttaaaagataaagaaaaatacatgTGACTTTCTTGTTAAATTCTTTGATAATGTGATAACCAACTCAGtcttacattattattaatatatacaaacaaaacaaacatcttTAAAGGattgaaataaaaacaagaatctttaaagaactaaaaaaaatatctattttataataagattatttaagcctataaaaaatgttacaattttttttacttaaaaaaatgttactattgaacatactcttttattttgtttggtttaagaaagaaagagaaaaaaaaggtaataatgagataatttttaattttttaatagaaagaagtttataaaaataaaaagaaaaatacacatGTAAAATGACATAAACGACCccaataaaaaagaaggataaattataattttattttccctttattttttgacatgtgattttgattcttctatataaaattttatttaaaaaaattataattttggtttaatCATCAATTCTTTatgcatttattttatattttaattaattaaattatttttta contains:
- the LOC100792956 gene encoding uncharacterized protein, which produces MPLYTKFLKDLLTKKGKYINNESIVVEGNCSVVIQRILPPKFKDPGSVTIPCSIGAVSVEKTLIDLGAIINLMPLFMCRRIRNLEIAPTRMTLQLAARSITRPYGVVEDVLVKVRQFTFLVDFVIMDIEEDADIPFILGRPFMLTAKCVVDMGNGNLEMSVNDQKATFNLFDAIKHPNDHRACFKVEAVKHEVAMVVQGMTSQSPLDKALINVVDCLTKEEEKDMRKCLEELDGLKVSPSEDCPFEELKKDPPAEKAKVDLKVLPEHLKYVFLEDNEAKPVVISNSLSHEEESRLVEVLKKHRVVSG